A window of Pullulanibacillus sp. KACC 23026 genomic DNA:
AATTAGAGAGCTCATTGCGAATGGAACGATTGGAGAGGTCACGTCTGTTCACTTTGAATGGTTATTAAATACACTTCATGGAGCCGACTATTTTAGAAGATGGCATCGGGATAAGCGAAATAGCGGAGGGTTACTTGTCCATAAATCAACCCATCATTTTGATCTGGTGAATTTTTGGTTAGGCTCTTATCCTGATACCGTATTAGCTATGGGAGATCTCAGGTTTTATGGGAGGGAAAACGCTGAGAATCGCGGTGAAACCTCGTTTTATCAAAGGGCGTATGGGAGCGAACAAGCAAAAGATGACCATTTTGCCCTCCATCTAGAAGAAAACCCACATTTAAAGGCCATGTACCTTGATGCAGAGAAAGAGGATGGCTACCAGCGCGACCAAAGCGTATTTGGTGACGGAATTAGTATTGAAGACACATTATCTTTAATCGCAAAGTACAAAAACAAAACCATGTTAACGTATTCCCTTCATGCTTATGCGCCATGGGAAGGCTTTAATGTGGTGTTTAATGGGACAAAGGGACGGATTGAAGCCAAAATTGTAGAAAACTCTTATGTGAATTCTGGCGGGGATAAAGCGCTTGAGGGAGCGGTATCGTCTAAGGAAATTACCGTTCACCCAATGATTGGTAAACCATATGAGGTTGAGATTGACGAAGGAAATGGGGGACATGGTGGCGGAGATCCGATCTTGCTTAATGATATTTTTGGTGAGCCAATAGAGGACCGTTTCAATCGTGCAGCCACACATGTTGATGGCGTACGTTCTATTCTTACAGGTATAGCCGGGAATATTTCTATGAAAACAGGGTTACCGGTGAAACTGGATACTCTTGTGGACTTTTAATTTAATTTTGTCTTAATTAGTCCGAATTAGGGACAGGCCCTCCAATTGATAACAACAGACATGGCTCATAAAGTCATGTCTGTTGTTTAAATAATTTACGAGTTTTTTGTAATTTTAGAAAAAATACGGTTTTTCGTATTGCTAAAAAATAAAATACAATATATCATATATAATATAGTTTTGAAGAGAAAGAAAACATTGAAAATGGGACAAGTCGTTATTGTATGTGTGTCTTACTATGATCTGCTAGTTGTTATTGTTTATGAAAGCGTTGCCTAAAAGGGGAAGAGAGGAGATCGATTAGTGAGAAATATAAACTCAGATGTAGGAGTTGCTGGCGAAGTCGTCGCTAGTCCAAAGGTCAAAACGAAATCTCGATTGCTTCAACGGTTAAAAAGAGATATATGGATGTATGTCTTAATAGCTCCAGGGGTACTCTACTTTCTTATTTTTAAGTACTTGCCGATGTGGGGGGTTCTCATTGCTTTTCAGGACTATCAGCCTTTCCTAGGTTTCTTACACAGTAAATGGGTCGGAATCGCCAATTTTAAAGAATTCTTTATCAGCCCTGATTTTATGAGGTTGTTCGCAAACACACTCATTCTTTCCTTTTTGAACTTGGTGCTTGTATTTCCGATACCGGTCGTTGTTGCTTTAATGTTGAATGAGATTAGAGTCTCTCTATTAAAAAGAGGCATTCAGACGATGGTTTATGTCCCTCATTTTATTTCGATGGTTGTCGTTACGAGTATGACTTATGTCTTTTTCACAACTGGGGGAGGTTACATTAATGAATTAGTACAAAATGTAACCGGTCACACGATACCGTTTTTAACAAGTGTTCATTGGTTCAGGCCTATAATTATCATTCAAACCGTGTGGCAAACAACGGGATGGAGTACCATTATTGTTTTGGCGGCCTTAACGGGTGTCAATCCAGAATTATATGAAGCAGCTGTAGTAGATGGGGCTGGCAGATGGAAACAGTTATGGCATATTACACTTCCCGCTATTCGCAGCACCATCGTCATTTTGTTGATTCTTCGCTTAGGCCATTTCTTGGATAACGGCTTTGAACAGATCTATCTCATGAGTAACTCTTTGAACCGATCTGTCGCAGATGTGTTTGATACTTATGTCTATTATATAGGTTTGACGAATGGCGAGTTCAGTTTTGCTACAGCGGTCGGTCTATTTAAATCAGTTATCTCAATTATTCTCGTCGTGGGAGCAAACAAATTAGCTAAAAGGTTTGGTCAAGAAGGAATCTATTAAAGGAGGAGCTAAGATGCGCAAATGGAATACGCCAGGCGGTGTCATTTTTGATAGTTTTAATTACATTATTTTAATAGCGTTTGCATTGTGTACAGTACTGCCATTTATCTACATCATTGCAGGCTCCTTCTCAACCGATCAGGAGCTTCAAACAAGAGCTTTCTTTCTTATTCCGAAGACATTCTCATTAGATGCCTACAAATATATTTTCTCAAACGGGGCTTTAATTAAAAGTATTGGCGTTTCGATTTATATTACCGTTGTTGGAACGATTGTTAATCTATTTTTCACCATGACGATGGCTTATCCACTGTCAAGAAAGACGTTATGGGGAAGAAATCGCATTTTAGGTCTAGTCATTTTTTCGATGCTTTTTAGTGGTGGAATGATCCCAACTTACATGGTCGTAAAGGATTTAGGTTTGCTAAATTCTTACTGGTCTCTCATGCTTCCAGGGGCGATCAGCGCGTTTAACTTAATTATTGTGAAGAACTTCTTTCAAGAGTTGCCACAGGAATTGGAAGATGCGGCAAAGATTGATGGTTGTAATGAGATTGGAATTTTATGGAGAATCTATTTACCTCTTTCAAAACCGATCATTGCGACTTTTGCTCTGTTTTATGCGGTTGGGCATTGGAATGACTTCATGGGACCTTTGCTTTACATAAATGATCCGCAAAAATGGCCATTGCAAGTTATTTTGCGGCAGGTTGTTGAGCTCTCTCAAGCCGCAACAGTCAGTGACACAAACCGATTGGATCCTAACTTTGTCACACCGCCTGCTCAGACCGTAAAAATGGCAACGATTGCAGTTGGAACGATCCCAATTCTCATTGTCTATCCATTCTTACAAAAGTACTTCACCAAGGGGGTGCTGCTAGGATCAGTTAAGAGCTAATTTTGGTGATTCGGTTAAAATCAAATTATTTAAAAGGATTAGGGGGAAACGTGCAAATGAATCGACCTATGAAAAAATCATTATCTATTCTTTTTTCAGCAAGTTTACTTGCAGGCGCATTGACTGCTTGCGGTAATGCAAAAGATACCAGTTCGAATGCCGATAGTAAGGGACCAATGAAATTAACCATTATGATGCCGTCTTTTGATCAGAACTTAGCAACCGATAATAGTCCCATTGTAAAGAAGCTTGATAAAGAGACGAATACTAAAATTCACCTTCAATGGGTGCCAAATGATAGTTATCCAGACAAGTTCAACGTGACTTTAGCCTCTGGTAATTTACCCGATATCATGGTCCTCGAATCTATGAATGGTGGATTTGCAAAAGCGGCAGAAGCCGGCGAGTTCTGGGATCTGGGACCTTATCTAAAGGATTATCCTAACTTATCGAAACTAAACCCAATTGTTGAACAAAACGCATCCGTTAACGGTACTTTGTATGGTATTCCAAGACTAAGAGCATTAGGAAGAAATGGACTACTAATTAGACAAGATTGGTTAAAAAAATTGGGTTTACAAGAACCTAAGACTATCGATGATTTTTATAATATCTTAAAAGCGTTTAAAAACGATGATCCAGATGGCGACGGCAAAAATGATACTTATGGAATGACGATTTCTCAATTTAACGGACCTTGGGATGTTATGCAAACCTGGTTTGGCGTTCCCAATCAGTGGGGCAAAGCATCGGATGGATCACTCAAA
This region includes:
- a CDS encoding Gfo/Idh/MocA family oxidoreductase — translated: MNKKTYVQVGIGGRAEFYWSAIVRDFRDTSELLAFCDVNQTRMDYANHLLETKYSSKTIPTYRAHDFEKMIHELNPDVVIVTSIDRTHHKYIIKAMELGCDVITEKPMTVDEEKSQAILDTVKRTRRNLRVTFNYRYAPHNTKIRELIANGTIGEVTSVHFEWLLNTLHGADYFRRWHRDKRNSGGLLVHKSTHHFDLVNFWLGSYPDTVLAMGDLRFYGRENAENRGETSFYQRAYGSEQAKDDHFALHLEENPHLKAMYLDAEKEDGYQRDQSVFGDGISIEDTLSLIAKYKNKTMLTYSLHAYAPWEGFNVVFNGTKGRIEAKIVENSYVNSGGDKALEGAVSSKEITVHPMIGKPYEVEIDEGNGGHGGGDPILLNDIFGEPIEDRFNRAATHVDGVRSILTGIAGNISMKTGLPVKLDTLVDF
- a CDS encoding ABC transporter permease subunit translates to MLQRLKRDIWMYVLIAPGVLYFLIFKYLPMWGVLIAFQDYQPFLGFLHSKWVGIANFKEFFISPDFMRLFANTLILSFLNLVLVFPIPVVVALMLNEIRVSLLKRGIQTMVYVPHFISMVVVTSMTYVFFTTGGGYINELVQNVTGHTIPFLTSVHWFRPIIIIQTVWQTTGWSTIIVLAALTGVNPELYEAAVVDGAGRWKQLWHITLPAIRSTIVILLILRLGHFLDNGFEQIYLMSNSLNRSVADVFDTYVYYIGLTNGEFSFATAVGLFKSVISIILVVGANKLAKRFGQEGIY
- a CDS encoding carbohydrate ABC transporter permease, whose amino-acid sequence is MRKWNTPGGVIFDSFNYIILIAFALCTVLPFIYIIAGSFSTDQELQTRAFFLIPKTFSLDAYKYIFSNGALIKSIGVSIYITVVGTIVNLFFTMTMAYPLSRKTLWGRNRILGLVIFSMLFSGGMIPTYMVVKDLGLLNSYWSLMLPGAISAFNLIIVKNFFQELPQELEDAAKIDGCNEIGILWRIYLPLSKPIIATFALFYAVGHWNDFMGPLLYINDPQKWPLQVILRQVVELSQAATVSDTNRLDPNFVTPPAQTVKMATIAVGTIPILIVYPFLQKYFTKGVLLGSVKS